Within the Cydia pomonella isolate Wapato2018A chromosome 3, ilCydPomo1, whole genome shotgun sequence genome, the region TATTTACcgttccatataaaataatatttctaacgGGACCACCGCATATAAATTTCATAAGCTCCCTTTGATTTGATTCTACTCGTAACGTTTTACCGTAAGCTATTGAATACGAGTATGCACCAAAGCAACAGATTTCGTAACGTGATATTTTAATATCATGATatgaatatatgtaaataatcaaCATGATTTGATATATTGCCTAGACATTACCTGGAATTAACTCTAAGGGGTTGGcctaatatactcgtattaaaggacacaatacatattatacttaaattaaagttttatttaacgtGACAATGTTACTTCATCAGTAATTATGTTTCGTCTTGGATAAACAGCAAACACGTTTTTAAACTTAGTCTGAAATATGATTAATCTTCAATGTTTGCGCGAATCCAGGCATCATACGCGAACACTTTGGTGTACACTCCCGGTACTCCTAACTTTCCGCATGGTATTCCTCCAAAGCTTACAATGCCGACAATCTCAGTAGTATGACCCCTGGCGTACATCAAAGGTCCTCCTGCGTCGCCTTTGCACGAATCCTTGCCTTCTTCGCCGCCTGCgcatagttgtccttggcgtaGTTTAATTTGGCGATTTTTGGAAATATTGAAGGCTGCTTGGCAAGCCTGAAACGAAATAACTCGTAGCTTTAGGCTGTTTTTCTGACAAGTGGAGCAGAGAGGAGAAGTATACGAAGGAAGGGCAGACGTGCAGGTCTGTCATTTCAACGTGATTGCAAGGACGCGGACTTTGTAATGTTCTTAAATATTCTCAAATAGGTATTGAGATCCTACTGCATTATCCACGACGTTTTGACACAGGCAAATGCCTGTATCAGCTTTTGGTTTTGTGAGTACAGTAGCTAAATATATTTATGGTGTTTGTTTTAATATGGCAATCTCACATCCAGATCCACGTAAGGTAAGTCGACGTGATGGAGACGGTCACTGGCTGAAGAAGTGTCATTGACGGCTCCCCATCCTGCAGTCCACATTCGCTCTTGGGGCGCTTCCACAGTAATGTCAGAAGTTGGCAGGCAGATTGGTTTaatgaaatctaaaataagcTAAATGTTGAATACTATATCaccaaaataagtttatttacaacatacctatgccttatttttataaattgttcAGTTAAGTTAGTTTATTGTCCTTGAAGTATATTTCTGGGCCATTGGGCCCAATGTGAAGACTGAAGAGGCAGGTCTCGGAGCCGCAAAACATCACATATATTTACATTCTACTCTAACAGGTCAATTCAAAtatacactgatatcagaatgatatttaaatcatatatacGGACACATACGaccgaaatgcacgataactaaatagcATGACTTAAATATCCTTCTGATATctgtgtacgttcgaattggcctataagactaaaaaaataaattaggaaTCTCATGCACTTGTTTTTCAGTGTCGCTGTTGCTTTGTGTAGTGAACCTAAAGCCTATTAAATTTCTACTCTTGTACGTTTACTAAAAGGAACTCGAcagctttattttatattacattatttaaaacagTATTTGTTTTCTTACCGGTAATTGGAGCAATTTGAGCTAGTCGTATTAAAGCAATGTCATGCTGGAAGTTATGTTCCTTGTGAAAGTCAGGATGCGTTATAACTTTCTCGATGGGAATCTTAAGAGCACCATCATTACATTCTTGAAGTCCATCGACTTCTACACAGTCCGGCCCGTCATTCGTTGTAATGTATTCTCCTAAACGTACATTGGccctgaaaataaatttatcatTAAAACACTTTAGTATATAAGaatatataatttgatatttttacgaGGATAGGTAGACGaacgcttttccatacaaatgtagtcccatTTACCTTAGCTAGTTATGCTCCTTTGTTTcactttttttgattttttgattaatatacaatttaggagcgaaaaaaaaa harbors:
- the LOC133516374 gene encoding phenoloxidase-activating enzyme-like codes for the protein MNLLVLTSICVVMLLGFSLGKAEDCKISATPPNPGSGCCGSAVGVNKSIPGFYAQLSQYPWIGIIEHQKENKTKLLCSATLISGRYMLSAAQCFGARAQQLGKPANVRLGEYITTNDGPDCVEVDGLQECNDGALKIPIEKVITHPDFHKEHNFQHDIALIRLAQIAPITDFIKPICLPTSDITVEAPQERMWTAGWGAVNDTSSASDRLHHVDLPYVDLDACQAAFNISKNRQIKLRQGQLCAGGEEGKDSCKGDAGGPLMYARGHTTEIVGIVSFGGIPCGKLGVPGVYTKVFAYDAWIRANIED